One window from the genome of Acinetobacter sp. ANC 7912 encodes:
- the rplR gene encoding 50S ribosomal protein L18, which translates to MNEKKQSRLRRAKSTRLHIRALGATRLCVNRTPRHIYAQVISADGGKVLAQASTLDATLRAGTTGNVEAAKKVGALIAERAKAAGVTKVAFDRSGFKYHGRIKALADAARENGLEF; encoded by the coding sequence ATGAACGAAAAGAAACAATCCCGTTTGCGTCGTGCGAAAAGCACACGCTTGCACATTCGTGCACTGGGTGCGACTCGTTTGTGTGTAAACCGCACTCCGCGTCACATCTATGCTCAAGTTATCTCAGCAGATGGTGGCAAAGTATTAGCGCAAGCTTCTACTCTAGACGCTACTTTACGTGCTGGTACAACTGGTAATGTTGAAGCAGCTAAGAAAGTAGGTGCTTTAATCGCAGAACGCGCTAAAGCAGCTGGTGTAACTAAAGTTGCGTTTGACCGTTCTGGTTTCAAATATCATGGTCGTATCAAAGCCTTGGCTGATGCTGCTCGTGAAAACGGCTTGGAGTTCTAA
- the rpsE gene encoding 30S ribosomal protein S5, whose translation MAKVEQNEGLVEKLVAVDRVAKVVKGGRIFSFTALTVVGDGNGRVGFGRGKAREVPAAISKALEAARRNMITVELVNGTVQHPINARHGASRVYMQPASEGTGVIAGGAMRAVLEAVGVRNVLTKCYGSTNAANVVNATFKGLRDMTSPEKVAAKRGLSVEQIQG comes from the coding sequence ATGGCTAAAGTTGAACAAAACGAAGGTCTTGTTGAAAAGCTGGTAGCCGTTGATCGTGTTGCCAAAGTTGTTAAGGGTGGTCGTATCTTCTCTTTCACAGCATTGACTGTGGTAGGTGACGGTAATGGTCGTGTAGGTTTTGGTCGTGGTAAAGCACGTGAAGTTCCAGCTGCTATTTCTAAAGCACTTGAAGCTGCTCGTCGCAACATGATTACTGTTGAACTCGTTAACGGTACTGTACAACACCCTATTAACGCTCGTCACGGTGCAAGCCGCGTTTACATGCAACCTGCTTCTGAAGGTACTGGTGTAATTGCTGGTGGCGCTATGCGTGCAGTTCTAGAAGCTGTTGGTGTACGTAACGTATTAACTAAATGTTATGGTTCTACTAACGCTGCGAACGTAGTAAACGCGACTTTCAAAGGTCTGCGTGATATGACTTCTCCTGAGAAAGTTGCTGCGAAACGTGGTCTTTCAGTAGAACAAATTCAAGGGTAA
- the rpmD gene encoding 50S ribosomal protein L30, whose product MKTIKVTQTKSASHRLKNHKLSLKGLGLRRIGHTVEVLDTPSNRGMINQVYYMVSVEE is encoded by the coding sequence ATGAAAACGATTAAAGTTACCCAGACTAAATCTGCATCGCACCGCTTGAAAAATCACAAGCTGAGCCTGAAGGGTTTAGGTCTGCGTCGTATTGGTCATACTGTTGAAGTGTTAGACACTCCATCTAACCGTGGTATGATCAACCAAGTCTACTATATGGTTAGTGTAGAGGAATAA
- the rplO gene encoding 50S ribosomal protein L15, which yields MTLRLNTIAPAEGAKRENLRVGRGIGSGVGKTGGRGIKGQNSRKSGGTRPGFEGGQTAIYRRLPKFGFTSQQALKTAEVRLSELNKVEGDIVSLETLKAANVVRKDMLRARIVLSGEVTRAFTIQGVAVTKGAKAALEAAGGKVEE from the coding sequence ATGACTCTGCGTTTAAATACAATTGCACCTGCAGAAGGTGCTAAACGTGAAAACCTTCGCGTGGGTCGTGGTATCGGTTCTGGCGTTGGTAAGACTGGTGGTCGTGGTATCAAAGGTCAAAACTCACGTAAGAGCGGTGGTACTCGTCCAGGTTTCGAAGGTGGTCAAACTGCGATCTACCGTCGTTTACCTAAATTCGGTTTCACTAGCCAACAGGCTTTGAAAACTGCTGAAGTACGTTTATCTGAGCTTAACAAAGTTGAAGGCGACATCGTGTCTCTAGAAACTTTAAAAGCTGCGAACGTTGTACGTAAAGATATGTTACGTGCTCGTATCGTACTTTCTGGTGAAGTTACTCGCGCATTCACTATCCAAGGTGTTGCTGTGACTAAAGGCGCTAAAGCTGCTCTTGAAGCTGCTGGCGGTAAAGTCGAGGAGTAA
- the secY gene encoding preprotein translocase subunit SecY — translation MKGQPFHVKYREIIRRMMFLIGALLVFRLGAHIPVPGINNAALENLFNANQGTILGLFNMFSGGALERMSILALGIMPYISASIIVQLMSTVVPSLEALKKEGEQGKRKINQYTRQGTLLLALVQAIGMCAGLISQGITLTSGLAFYVPAVTSLVAGTMFLMWLGEQITERGVGNGISMIIFAGIVAGLPTLVMQSLTSVDNGQSSLIGMAIFALLSIAVLAAIVFIEKAQRRIPVNYAQKQQGRRVFTAQQTHLPLKINMAGVIPAIFASSLLLFPASLGQWVGSADPNAGIIKRSLQDLALVLSPGQPLYLVLFGALIIFFCYFYTALVFSPKEVSENLKRSGAYVPGIRPGEQTARYLDHILNRLTFIGAIYITVICLMPMILQSSFGIPFQLGGTSLLIVVVVVMDFMAQLQAHLTSHQYDNQTLMRKTTAHPKG, via the coding sequence ATGAAAGGCCAACCGTTTCATGTGAAATACCGTGAAATTATTCGTCGTATGATGTTTCTCATCGGTGCGTTGTTGGTGTTTCGACTGGGAGCACATATTCCAGTACCGGGCATTAACAATGCTGCGCTAGAGAATCTGTTTAATGCAAACCAAGGTACTATCCTTGGTTTGTTTAACATGTTCTCGGGCGGTGCATTAGAACGAATGTCTATTCTTGCTCTTGGGATCATGCCATACATCTCTGCTTCGATTATCGTGCAGCTGATGTCAACAGTCGTTCCATCGCTCGAAGCTTTGAAAAAAGAAGGCGAGCAAGGCAAACGTAAAATAAATCAATACACACGACAGGGCACATTGCTCCTTGCACTGGTGCAAGCGATTGGTATGTGTGCTGGCCTGATCAGCCAGGGTATTACCCTGACTTCTGGTCTGGCTTTTTATGTTCCTGCAGTAACCTCATTGGTTGCGGGGACCATGTTCCTGATGTGGTTAGGTGAACAGATTACCGAGCGTGGGGTGGGGAATGGTATTTCCATGATCATCTTCGCTGGTATTGTTGCAGGTCTGCCAACTTTAGTGATGCAGTCCCTGACATCTGTAGATAATGGCCAGTCTAGCCTGATTGGTATGGCTATTTTTGCACTGTTATCTATCGCCGTGCTTGCAGCGATTGTATTTATCGAGAAAGCGCAGCGTCGTATTCCGGTAAACTACGCTCAGAAGCAACAGGGTCGTCGCGTATTTACTGCACAGCAGACACATTTGCCACTGAAAATTAACATGGCTGGTGTGATTCCTGCGATCTTTGCAAGTTCACTGCTTTTGTTCCCTGCGAGCTTAGGTCAGTGGGTGGGCAGTGCAGATCCTAATGCAGGAATTATCAAGCGTAGTCTTCAAGATTTAGCATTGGTGCTGTCGCCTGGTCAGCCGTTGTATTTGGTGCTCTTTGGTGCGTTAATTATCTTTTTCTGTTACTTCTATACCGCACTGGTTTTCAGTCCAAAAGAAGTCTCAGAGAACTTGAAGCGCAGCGGAGCTTACGTTCCTGGTATTCGTCCAGGTGAGCAAACTGCTCGTTACTTAGATCATATTCTCAATCGTTTGACCTTCATTGGCGCGATTTACATCACTGTGATCTGTTTAATGCCGATGATTCTGCAAAGCTCGTTTGGAATTCCATTCCAGTTGGGTGGTACATCGTTGCTGATCGTGGTTGTGGTGGTGATGGACTTTATGGCTCAGCTACAAGCACATCTCACTTCGCACCAGTATGACAATCAAACGTTAATGAGAAAAACGACTGCTCATCCTAAGGGATAA
- the rpmJ gene encoding 50S ribosomal protein L36: MKVQASVKKICGSCKVIRRNGVIRVICSAEPRHKQRQG, from the coding sequence ATGAAAGTACAAGCTTCTGTAAAGAAAATTTGTGGTAGCTGTAAAGTTATCCGTCGTAATGGGGTTATCCGCGTAATTTGTAGCGCAGAACCTCGTCATAAGCAGCGTCAAGGTTAA
- the rpsM gene encoding 30S ribosomal protein S13 produces the protein MARIAGVNIPDNKHAVISLTYIFGIGRHTAKNILAAAGIAPTTKIRELDDAQLDAIRAEVAKVPTEGDLRREISMNIKRLMDLGCYRGLRHRRSLPVRGQRTKTNARTRKGPRKPIKK, from the coding sequence ATGGCTCGTATTGCCGGTGTAAACATTCCGGATAACAAGCATGCTGTTATCTCTCTAACGTACATCTTTGGTATTGGTCGCCACACTGCTAAGAACATCTTAGCTGCTGCAGGTATCGCACCGACTACTAAGATCCGTGAATTAGATGACGCTCAGCTTGATGCGATTCGTGCAGAAGTTGCCAAGGTTCCGACCGAAGGTGACTTACGTCGCGAAATTTCCATGAACATTAAACGTTTAATGGATTTAGGCTGCTACCGCGGCCTTCGTCATCGTCGCAGCTTGCCTGTCCGTGGTCAACGCACCAAAACTAACGCACGTACCCGTAAAGGTCCGCGCAAACCAATTAAGAAATAA
- the rpsK gene encoding 30S ribosomal protein S11 — MAKDTRTRKKVTRTVSEGVAHIHASFNNTIVTITDRQGNALAWATSGGQGFRGSRKSTPFAAQVAAEVAGKAALDYGLKNLDVLVKGPGPGRESAVRALGAVGYKINSITDVTPIPHNGCRPPKKRRV; from the coding sequence ATGGCTAAAGATACTCGCACACGCAAGAAGGTCACTCGTACCGTCTCTGAAGGTGTTGCACACATTCACGCTTCTTTTAATAACACCATTGTGACAATTACCGATCGTCAAGGTAATGCACTGGCTTGGGCCACTTCAGGTGGACAAGGCTTCCGTGGATCACGTAAATCAACTCCGTTTGCTGCTCAGGTAGCTGCTGAAGTTGCTGGTAAAGCTGCTTTGGATTACGGTTTGAAAAACCTAGACGTCCTTGTGAAAGGTCCTGGTCCAGGTCGTGAGTCTGCGGTTCGTGCATTAGGTGCAGTGGGTTATAAAATTAACAGCATTACCGATGTGACTCCAATCCCTCACAACGGTTGCCGTCCACCTAAAAAACGTCGCGTGTAA
- the rpsD gene encoding 30S ribosomal protein S4, which produces MARYIGPKCKLSRREGTDLQLKSGVKPFDVKTKKHAKAPGQHGQSRAKQSEYSLQLREKQKVRRMYGVLERQFSNYYKEAARVKGATGENLLKLLESRLDNVVYRMGFGSTRAEARQLVSHRSITLNGRRVNIASIQVKAGDVIAVHEGAKQQLRIKNAIELAAQRGIPSWMEVDHSKLEGTFKAAPDRSDLPAEINESLIVELYSK; this is translated from the coding sequence ATGGCTCGTTATATTGGTCCAAAATGCAAACTCTCTCGCCGCGAAGGGACAGACCTGCAATTAAAATCTGGCGTTAAACCATTTGACGTTAAGACTAAAAAACATGCTAAAGCTCCTGGCCAACATGGTCAAAGCCGTGCAAAACAATCTGAGTACTCACTACAATTACGTGAAAAACAAAAAGTACGTCGTATGTACGGTGTTTTAGAGCGTCAATTTAGTAACTACTACAAAGAAGCTGCTCGTGTTAAAGGCGCAACTGGTGAGAACCTGTTGAAACTGCTAGAAAGCCGTCTTGATAACGTTGTTTATCGCATGGGTTTTGGTTCTACACGTGCGGAAGCTCGTCAGTTAGTATCTCACCGTTCAATCACTTTAAATGGCCGTCGCGTTAACATCGCGTCTATCCAAGTTAAAGCTGGTGACGTGATTGCAGTTCACGAAGGCGCTAAACAACAATTACGTATCAAAAACGCAATTGAATTAGCTGCTCAACGTGGCATTCCTTCTTGGATGGAAGTAGACCATTCTAAACTTGAAGGTACGTTCAAAGCTGCACCGGATCGTTCTGATTTACCTGCTGAAATCAACGAAAGCTTGATTGTAGAATTGTATTCTAAATAA
- a CDS encoding DNA-directed RNA polymerase subunit alpha, translated as MTRTANEFLTPQAIKVEAASGTSAKVILEPLERGFGHTLGNALRRILLSSLPGAAVVEVEIEGVEHEYSTLEGLQQDIVELLLNLKGLSIKLFDQNEAYLTLEKQGPGDVTAADLRLPHNVEVVNPEHLIGTLSATGNLKMRLKVAQGRGYETSDSRFPEGETRPVGRLQLDASYSPIKRVSYTVENARVEQRTDLDKLIIDLETNGTVDPEEAIRKAATILQQQIAIFVDLQKDQAPVAQEPREEVDPILLRPVDDLELTVRSANCLKAENIYYIGDLVQRTEVELLKTPNLGKKSLTEIKDVLASKGLQLGMRLENWPPASLRMDDRFAYRSR; from the coding sequence ATGACGCGTACTGCAAATGAGTTTCTAACTCCGCAAGCGATCAAGGTCGAAGCGGCAAGCGGGACCTCGGCAAAAGTTATTCTAGAACCCTTAGAGCGTGGCTTTGGTCATACTCTGGGCAATGCTTTACGTCGCATCCTTCTTTCTTCTTTACCTGGCGCAGCTGTGGTTGAAGTAGAGATTGAAGGTGTTGAGCACGAGTACAGTACTTTGGAAGGCTTGCAGCAGGACATCGTCGAGCTCTTGCTGAACCTAAAAGGATTGTCTATTAAGCTGTTCGATCAAAATGAAGCTTATTTGACATTAGAGAAACAAGGTCCAGGCGACGTAACTGCGGCTGACCTTCGTTTACCTCACAATGTTGAAGTGGTTAACCCTGAACACTTGATCGGCACTCTAAGTGCTACAGGCAATCTGAAGATGCGCCTGAAAGTGGCTCAAGGCCGTGGCTATGAAACTTCTGACTCTCGTTTCCCAGAAGGCGAAACTCGCCCAGTGGGTCGTTTACAGTTAGATGCTTCTTACAGCCCAATCAAACGTGTGTCTTACACAGTGGAAAACGCTCGTGTTGAACAACGTACTGACCTTGACAAACTGATCATTGATCTTGAAACCAACGGTACAGTTGATCCTGAAGAAGCGATCCGCAAAGCTGCAACTATTCTGCAGCAACAAATTGCGATCTTCGTTGACCTTCAGAAAGATCAAGCTCCTGTGGCTCAAGAACCTCGTGAAGAAGTTGATCCAATTTTGCTTCGTCCAGTAGATGATCTAGAGCTAACTGTTCGTTCTGCTAACTGTTTGAAAGCAGAAAACATTTACTACATTGGTGATCTTGTACAGCGTACTGAAGTTGAGTTGCTTAAAACTCCTAACTTGGGTAAAAAATCGCTTACTGAGATCAAAGATGTTCTGGCTTCCAAAGGCTTACAACTCGGCATGCGTTTAGAGAACTGGCCACCAGCTAGTCTCCGTATGGACGATCGTTTCGCCTATCGTAGCCGTTAA
- the rplQ gene encoding 50S ribosomal protein L17 gives MRHRNSGVKLGRTSSHRKAMFQNMANSLFEHELIKTTVPKAKELRRVAEPLITLAKVDTVANRRLAFARTRSAATVGKLFTVLGPRYKERNGGYLRVLKAGFRAGDAAPMAYVELVDREVK, from the coding sequence ATGCGTCATCGTAATAGTGGTGTGAAATTAGGCCGTACAAGCAGTCATCGTAAAGCGATGTTCCAAAACATGGCTAACTCTTTGTTCGAGCACGAGTTGATCAAAACAACTGTGCCTAAAGCAAAAGAATTACGTCGTGTTGCTGAGCCTTTAATCACTTTAGCTAAAGTCGATACAGTTGCAAACCGTCGTTTGGCGTTTGCTCGTACTCGTTCAGCTGCAACTGTTGGTAAATTATTTACCGTTCTTGGCCCTCGTTACAAAGAACGTAACGGCGGTTATCTACGTGTTCTTAAAGCGGGCTTCCGTGCAGGTGATGCTGCACCGATGGCTTACGTTGAGCTAGTAGATCGCGAAGTTAAATAA
- the tnpC gene encoding IS66 family transposase, with protein MNTLPDLSQLTHEQLLEFTRQLALQHQSLAQSNQQLDARVQHLEVTNQQLDSKVQHLSILTQKYEHELALFKRHKFAQKNEHLTTKQIHLWDEAVEEDIAAVDLELERLNADKTDAATQKAKTNKPKRRPLPDHLHTIRIEHEPASTQCACGCQLRRIGEDVSEKLHFRPAQFYKEQHVRGKWVCDQCDTLTQQAMPAYVIDKGIASPELLSHVLVSKYADHLPLYRQRLIYQRAGIELSRSTLSDWIGRCGVELEPLANALKEVVLQQQVLHADETPVTIMRMGENDKKPKKGYVWAYATTQYNPVQAVIYDFQDSRSGQHAAEFLKGWQGYLVCDDYSGYKARFKSGQVIEVGCMAHARRKFHELHVTGKSQVAEQALVLIQKLYAIEAELRKKTDGTAEDRREYRQQHSQPVMQQLYEWLNQHHLTVPSSSPTAKAINYTLKRWPALSRYLDDGNLPICNNWVENQMRPWALGRKNWLFAGSLRSGQRAANIMTLIQSAKLNGLDPYAYLSDVLKRLPTHKATQIEELLPHRWKSNSN; from the coding sequence ATGAATACGCTGCCTGACTTAAGCCAACTGACCCATGAACAACTGCTGGAATTCACCAGGCAGTTGGCGCTGCAGCATCAGTCTCTAGCACAATCAAACCAGCAATTAGATGCCAGAGTTCAACATCTTGAAGTCACCAATCAGCAATTAGATTCTAAAGTTCAACATCTTTCTATTCTCACTCAAAAATACGAGCATGAACTGGCGCTGTTTAAACGGCATAAGTTCGCCCAGAAGAATGAACACTTAACGACCAAACAAATCCACCTGTGGGACGAAGCGGTTGAAGAAGATATTGCCGCGGTTGATCTAGAACTGGAACGGCTAAATGCAGACAAAACCGATGCAGCGACACAGAAAGCCAAAACCAATAAACCTAAACGTCGACCACTGCCAGATCATCTACACACCATCCGTATTGAGCATGAACCTGCATCAACCCAATGCGCTTGTGGCTGCCAACTCCGTCGTATCGGCGAAGATGTCAGTGAAAAACTGCATTTCAGACCGGCACAGTTCTATAAGGAACAGCATGTGCGTGGTAAATGGGTCTGTGATCAGTGTGACACCCTGACTCAGCAAGCGATGCCCGCCTATGTGATTGATAAAGGCATTGCTTCACCTGAACTGCTCAGCCATGTGTTGGTATCGAAATATGCCGATCATTTGCCGCTGTACCGTCAACGTCTGATCTATCAGCGGGCGGGAATCGAGCTTTCTAGATCAACGTTATCTGACTGGATAGGTCGCTGCGGTGTAGAACTGGAACCTCTGGCCAATGCCTTAAAAGAGGTGGTACTACAACAGCAGGTGCTGCATGCAGATGAAACACCGGTCACCATCATGCGGATGGGTGAGAATGATAAAAAACCGAAGAAAGGTTATGTCTGGGCCTATGCCACTACACAGTACAATCCAGTTCAGGCGGTGATCTATGACTTTCAGGATAGTCGTTCAGGCCAGCATGCTGCAGAGTTCTTGAAAGGCTGGCAGGGTTATCTAGTCTGTGATGATTACAGTGGTTATAAAGCACGCTTTAAATCAGGCCAGGTCATAGAGGTGGGCTGCATGGCCCATGCACGTCGTAAATTCCATGAACTGCATGTGACCGGGAAAAGTCAGGTCGCTGAACAGGCATTGGTGCTGATTCAGAAACTGTATGCGATAGAAGCAGAACTCAGGAAAAAGACCGATGGTACAGCGGAAGACCGCCGCGAATACCGACAACAGCATAGTCAACCAGTGATGCAACAACTATATGAATGGCTCAACCAACATCATCTGACGGTGCCATCGAGTTCTCCCACCGCCAAGGCGATCAATTACACTCTGAAGCGTTGGCCAGCCTTAAGCCGCTATTTGGATGATGGCAATCTACCGATTTGCAATAATTGGGTAGAGAATCAAATGCGACCTTGGGCCTTAGGGCGTAAGAACTGGCTGTTTGCTGGCTCGCTGCGCAGTGGACAGCGAGCGGCAAATATCATGACTTTAATCCAGTCAGCAAAGCTGAATGGCTTGGATCCGTATGCCTATTTAAGTGATGTGCTGAAAAGGCTGCCGACGCATAAAGCGACCCAAATAGAAGAATTACTACCACATCGCTGGAAATCCAACTCAAATTAA
- the tnpB gene encoding IS66 family insertion sequence element accessory protein TnpB (TnpB, as the term is used for proteins encoded by IS66 family insertion elements, is considered an accessory protein, since TnpC, encoded by a neighboring gene, is a DDE family transposase.), with translation MIRIDEIWLSTQPMDMRAGMDTTMAQVVRAFGYIKPHCAYLFCNKRGHRMKVLVHDGLGIWLCARRLEQGKFHWAQVHQGETVALSPEQLQALIQGLPWQRIGRQQVVTML, from the coding sequence ATGATCCGCATTGATGAAATCTGGTTGTCTACTCAGCCCATGGACATGCGTGCAGGTATGGATACGACCATGGCTCAGGTGGTGAGAGCCTTTGGCTACATCAAACCGCATTGTGCTTACCTGTTCTGTAATAAACGTGGCCATCGCATGAAAGTACTGGTACATGATGGACTGGGCATCTGGCTGTGTGCCCGGCGGCTGGAACAGGGCAAATTTCACTGGGCTCAAGTTCACCAAGGTGAAACCGTGGCCCTCAGCCCGGAACAGTTACAGGCACTGATCCAAGGTTTGCCCTGGCAGCGCATTGGACGACAGCAGGTGGTGACGATGCTTTAA
- the tnpA gene encoding IS66-like element accessory protein TnpA, translating to MTTNHQTSIASLAKKRRTYSAEFKQQIVQACKAPDVSIASVALQHGLNTNLVSKWIHLIDGKPGNDRSPLPNKPAFIALSCSAPLDPTPTDMLMVQITLPHSKAEIGLKWQVSEIPALAELLKALAT from the coding sequence ATGACTACAAATCACCAGACATCCATCGCATCTCTTGCGAAAAAACGAAGAACATACAGTGCTGAATTTAAACAGCAGATCGTTCAGGCTTGTAAAGCACCGGACGTTTCAATTGCTTCGGTCGCTTTGCAACATGGATTGAATACAAATCTTGTATCCAAATGGATTCACTTAATTGATGGTAAGCCAGGGAATGATCGCTCACCACTACCGAATAAACCTGCATTTATTGCCTTATCTTGCTCTGCACCATTAGATCCTACTCCTACTGACATGTTAATGGTTCAAATTACTTTACCCCACTCAAAAGCAGAAATTGGCTTGAAATGGCAAGTATCAGAAATACCTGCCTTGGCAGAATTACTCAAGGCACTTGCAACATGA
- a CDS encoding NAD(P)/FAD-dependent oxidoreductase yields MEKQVDILIVGAGISGIGLAAHLSKHCPQRSFEIIERRDSIGGTWDLFKYPGIRSDSDMSTFGFNFKPWKQESVLATGPAIKNYLSEVVDEFKLKSKIHFQHRVLSANYDSSTHKWSVEIENDQGQKETWVANFVLGCTGYYNYDQGFQPEFPNQQAFKGTFIHPQHWPENFDYSGKKVVIIGSGATAITLVPAMVKGGAGHVAMLQRSPTYIASVPSIDVIYAKMRKFLPEEVAYKLTRARNISMQRGIYALAQKYPKLLKTILLNAVKLQLKGKVDMKHFTPNYEPWDQRLCVVPDGDLFKILREGKASVETDLIEKFTEKGIQLKSGKHLDADVIVSATGLNIQILGGIQASIDGKPINTSNHMLYRGVMVSDIPNMALLIGYINASWTLKVDIAAEYICRLLNYMDKKGYDEVVPEGNASEMLQDTVMGSLTSGYIARAADVMPKQGKRGVWRVSNNYLADRKDLKQAGFDDDILQFKKKAGQDKPQSKKVKPRLVS; encoded by the coding sequence ATGGAAAAGCAAGTTGATATCTTAATTGTGGGTGCCGGTATTTCGGGAATTGGTCTTGCGGCACATCTTTCTAAACACTGCCCACAACGTTCCTTTGAAATTATCGAGCGTCGCGACAGCATTGGGGGAACCTGGGATCTATTTAAATATCCTGGCATCCGTTCAGATTCAGACATGTCGACTTTTGGCTTTAACTTCAAGCCGTGGAAACAAGAAAGTGTATTGGCGACCGGCCCAGCGATTAAAAATTATCTGTCGGAAGTTGTAGATGAATTTAAACTAAAATCAAAAATTCATTTCCAGCATCGTGTGTTAAGCGCGAATTACGACTCGAGTACCCATAAATGGTCTGTCGAGATTGAAAATGACCAAGGTCAAAAAGAAACCTGGGTCGCAAATTTTGTCCTTGGTTGTACCGGTTACTATAACTATGACCAGGGCTTCCAGCCGGAATTCCCGAATCAACAAGCGTTTAAAGGCACTTTTATTCATCCACAGCATTGGCCGGAAAACTTTGACTATAGCGGCAAGAAAGTGGTGATTATCGGCAGTGGTGCAACGGCAATTACCCTGGTACCTGCGATGGTGAAAGGTGGAGCAGGGCATGTCGCCATGTTGCAGCGCTCGCCAACTTATATTGCGTCTGTACCATCGATTGATGTGATTTACGCGAAGATGCGTAAATTCCTGCCTGAAGAAGTGGCTTATAAGCTGACTCGTGCACGGAATATTAGCATGCAGCGTGGTATCTATGCTTTGGCTCAGAAGTATCCAAAATTGCTGAAAACCATCTTGCTGAATGCGGTGAAACTGCAGTTAAAAGGTAAAGTAGATATGAAACACTTTACCCCGAATTATGAACCATGGGATCAGCGTTTGTGCGTGGTGCCTGATGGCGATCTGTTCAAAATTCTACGTGAAGGCAAGGCTTCGGTTGAAACTGATCTGATCGAGAAATTTACCGAAAAAGGTATCCAGCTAAAATCGGGTAAACATCTGGATGCTGATGTCATCGTGTCGGCAACAGGACTGAATATTCAGATTTTGGGTGGTATTCAAGCTTCTATTGACGGTAAGCCAATTAATACCTCGAATCACATGCTGTATCGTGGCGTGATGGTCAGCGATATTCCAAATATGGCGCTGCTCATTGGCTATATCAACGCATCTTGGACACTGAAAGTCGATATTGCAGCGGAATATATCTGCCGCTTACTCAACTACATGGACAAGAAAGGCTATGACGAGGTCGTGCCTGAAGGTAATGCTTCCGAAATGTTGCAAGACACCGTAATGGGTAGCCTGACTTCGGGTTATATTGCCCGTGCCGCTGATGTAATGCCGAAACAGGGTAAACGTGGGGTGTGGCGTGTCAGCAATAATTATCTGGCGGACCGTAAAGATCTGAAGCAGGCGGGCTTTGATGATGACATCCTGCAGTTTAAGAAAAAGGCTGGACAGGACAAGCCGCAAAGCAAGAAAGTCAAACCACGTTTAGTCTCTTGA